In Phragmites australis chromosome 16, lpPhrAust1.1, whole genome shotgun sequence, one DNA window encodes the following:
- the LOC133896282 gene encoding uncharacterized protein LOC133896282, whose product MPGAIAACFRGVVPSSAAAGPSLATSVYETHLGLVALSWTRTSLGLSLRAVLRLSSSPPPSTPASSSASGAGYLDDDADEEETLAFRVHPWLLWRQRGSRRFRAGDRRVDLAWNLSRARFPGSGSPDPSSGFFVAVVVDGEMVLAAGDLLDAAYRRTRARRPPGARLPILLSRREHVSLRDAGPGRGRSHTTWVTVRGKEREICLDLVARGRGRDRAGREKDRADVGMSVSVDGERVLHVRRLRWKFRGSERVDLGGSDQVQVSWDLHNWLFPPRQPAPADASTNAHAHAVLVFRFELGGKEREADSGKDPSDKTARRNTGIWGGYLARWGQRDWSETGSNGDMKKGRGRRLAKASSSSSASVASSTASWASGSTVMDWASPEEAEMQRGDGFSLLIYAWKS is encoded by the coding sequence ATGCCCGGCGCGATCGCGGCGTGCTTCCGCGGCGTGGTCCCGTCCTCGGCCGCGGCGGGGCCCAGCCTGGCGACCTCCGTCTACGAGACACACCTCGGCCTCGTCGCGCTCTCCTGGACCCGCACCTCGCTCGGCCTCTCCCTCCGCGCCGTCCTCCGCCTGTCGTCGTCCCCGCCTCCCTCCacgcccgcctcctcctcggcctccgggGCCGGCTACCTCGACGACGATGCGGACGAGGAGGAGACCCTCGCCTTCCGCGTCCACCCCTGGCTCCTCTGGCGGCAGCGTGGGTCCAGGCGGTTCCGAGCCGGCGACCGCCGCGTCGACCTGGCGTGGAACCTCTCGCGCGCGCGCTTCCCGGGCTCCGGGTCCCCTGACCCCTCCTCGGGGTTCTTCGTTGCTGTCGTCGTCGACGGCGAGATGGTCCTCGCGGCCGGGGACCTCCTCGACGCGGCCTACCGGAGGACCCGGGCTCGGCGCCCGCCCGGCGCCCGGCTCCCCATCCTCCTCTCCCGGCGAGAGCACGTCTCCCTGCGCGACGCGGGACCCGGCCGCGGCCGCAGCCACACGACCTGGGTGACCGTCCGGGGCAAGGAGCGGGAGATCTGCCTGGATCTCGTGGCTCGCGGCCGCGGCAGGGACAGGGCCGGCAGGGAGAAGGACCGGGCGGACGTCGGCATGTCGGTCTCCGTGGACGGCGAGCGCGTGCTCCACGTGCGGCGGCTGCGCTGGAAGTTCCGCGGCAGCGAGCGGGTCGACCTCGGCGGCAGTGACCAAGTCCAGGTCTCCTGGGACCTCCACAACTGGCTCTTCCCCCCGCGCCAGCCGGCCCCCGCGGACGCTTCGACGAACGCGCACGCCCACGCGGTGCTCGTCTTCCGGTTCGAGCTCGGCGGCAAGGAGCGCGAGGCGGATTCGGGGAAGGATCCCTCCGATAAGACCGCGAGAAGAAACACGGGCATCTGGGGGGGCTACCTCGCGCGGTGGGGGCAGAGGGATTGGAGCGAGACGGGCAGCAACGGGGACATGAAGAAGGGGAGAGGGCGGAGGCTGGCGAAGGCGAGCTCGTCGTCCTCAGCGTCGGTGGCATCCTCGACGGCGTCGTGGGCCAGCGGCTCGACGGTGATGGACTGGGCCAGCCCCGAGGAGGCCGAAATGCAGCGCGGCGACGGCTTCTCGCTGCTGATCTACGCGTGGAAGAGCTAG